From a single Chlorocebus sabaeus isolate Y175 chromosome X, mChlSab1.0.hap1, whole genome shotgun sequence genomic region:
- the OTUD6A gene encoding OTU domain-containing protein 6A has translation MDDPKSEQQRILRRHQREKKELQAQIQSLKNSVPKTDKKKRKQLLQDVARMEAEMAQRHRQELEKFQDDSSVESVVEDLAKIDLENRPPRPSKAQRKRERMESQERERQESIFQAEMSEHLAGFRREEEEKLADILGARGLEMKEIPADGHCMYRAIQDQLVFSVSVEMLRCRTASYMQKHVDQFLPFFSNPETGDPFGYDDFMIYCDNIVRTAAWGGQLELRALSHVLKTPIEVIQANSPTLVIGEEYVKKPIILVYLHYAYSLGEHYNSVRPLEAGAAGGALPHLR, from the coding sequence ATGGATGATCCGAAGAGTGAACAGCAGCGCATACTGCGCCGCCACCAACGCGAGAAGAAGGAGCTGCAGGCCCAGATCCAGAGCTTAAAAAACTCGGTTCCCAAGACcgataagaagaaaagaaagcagttgcTCCAAGACGTGGCCCGCATGGAGGCCGAGATGGCGCAGAGGCACCGGCAGGAGCTCGAGAAGTTCCAGGACGACAGTAGCGTTGAATCTGTCGTCGAAGACCTGGCCAAGATAGATCTGGAAAACCGGCCTCCCCGCCCCTCCAAAGCCCAGAGAAAGCGAGAAAGAATGGAGTCCCAGGAGAGGGAGCGCCAGGAGAGCATCTTCCAGGCCGAGATGTCCGAGCACCTGGCCGGCTTCAGGCgcgaggaggaggagaagctcGCCGACATCCTGGGAGCCAGAGGTCTGGAGATGAAGGAGATCCCGGCCGACGGCCACTGCATGTACCGTGCCATCCAAGATCAGCTGGTGTTCAGCGTGTCGGTGGAGATGCTGCGCTGCCGCACCGCCAGCTACATGCAGAAGCACGTCGACCAGTTCCTGCCCTTCTTCAGCAACCCGGAGACCGGCGACCCCTTCGGCTACGACGACTTCATGATCTACTGCGACAACATCGTGCGCACCGCGGCATGGGGAGGCCAGCTGGAGCTGAGGGCCCTGTCGCACGTCCTGAAGACCCCCATCGAGGTGATCCAGGCCAACTCGCCCACCTTGGTCATCGGGGAGGAGTACGTCAAGAAGCCGATCATCCTGGTCTACCTGCACTACGCCTACAGCCTCGGCGAGCACTACAACTCCGTGAGACCGCTCGAGGCCGGCGCCGCCGGGGGCGCGCTCCCGCATCTCCGGTAG